A segment of the Haemorhous mexicanus isolate bHaeMex1 chromosome 3, bHaeMex1.pri, whole genome shotgun sequence genome:
CAAACCAATGAGCTCCATAGAAATTGAATCCTAACAGAAGTATGACAGTCATGAGGATATTAAGTAAGAAATCTTTTCACAGCTGAGCATTTCTCTGTTGAATTATGTAAGCAAACGGAcacaagagaaagaaataaaagcaggcaGAGATTGTTAACACAATATACCATAGTCATTATATGCTTATCATAAGACATTCAGCTGTGCTTGCTATGTGATTTAATGTGTGAGTTTGAAAAATATAACTTCACAAGATAAAGCAACTGTAATGTAAAAGTAAAATGTAAAAGTAGTGTTTGCTGTAACTCTAGCTAGATTCAGGGATCTAGCTCATCTCCTGAAGCTCAATTAACTCAGGCTTATTGGTATATCCACTAAGATATATGTGCAGAATGAATAGGAATTTAATGCCCCTGAAAATCTTCAGAAgattcagaaatatttgttaTTCACATGTCTCCCAATCAGTCATTCCTATAAGGATTgtatttgttgtttttattttacatttcacgGTGTTCTCAACAGTCAAGAAGCATTGCATATGTCCTAAATAACTATTTAATACAAGCTTGAAAAGTAGGCTTCATGGTACATGAATAACTACTTTCTTGTGGACCATGAAGAATGGATTTTCACCGTTTTTAGGAGAACTATAAATAGACAAAGATAAATTATGAGAATTACTATccactctaaaaaaaaaaaatactcctgATAACTAGGATAACTGATTATATTTTCACAGGCTGTGAGCAGGAATCCTCTATACGTCTCATTATTAATGATGAAAAAGTTGTGTGTGTGGAACTCTCACAAATGCTCATAGAAAGTTTCATTTTCACCAgtcattttcttttgttgtcttTCCCTTGTGGTGCTCAGGATGTTTATCACCTCAAGGTGTCAATGTGACAAAAACAGAATCAGAACAAAGAGACCCTGAATCACTGTCATAGAACTCTGTCATATAAGATAAATCCGATACCAACTTTTCCGTATAAAATATTGGTATGTCCTGCTACAAGGAAGTGTGAATCCAGAATATACTATCCCTTTGTATAGGTCTATGCAGAATAAATCTTATTGAAGAGAGTCATTAAGTATTATTTGCTTGTTAAATTTTACTGCCTTGGTCAGTGATCTATGGTGTCACTGACTTGGAGCCAAATTCTTAAACAAGCCTTAATTACATAGTCAGCTTTGTTCTTGGAAGTTTTGCATTCAAAATTTTGCCAGTTGAGCTGTGGTAAAAGAGCTGTTGTTCCCTGTCAGGTTGTTAAATTCACTGGCTCAGTTCTGATAATGAATAAAACCAGGTGATGCAGAAAAAGATGCAATAGTTCCAGAGAGgaacataatgttaaaatgtCTTAGTTCATAAAAATAACTTATTCTTAGTTATACAAAGACTTTGCCATTTTGTTAGGCGATATTATTTCCTAATAATTACAGATGTTTTAATTATTCTTATAAATAtcaaaataccttttttctcccagtcTGGCTCTAGCAGCAACGTGTTGTTAATGGATCCAAATGctctttatttattaaaaatgtttcccACTCATTTCTTTAGAGAAACTCTAAACCACTATGaagtaaaagaataaaatacagCTTGCACCCAAGTATTTGAGAAGATAAACAACTGATTAAACTTGGAGGTATTGTGGGGGAAATAGTGAGCtagccttttctttttcttaaacttTGTGTTCATTTGCACACCTTATTGTCTCTCTTCATTTGTGTGGTCTCGTGCATATCTGATAACCATATCTCTCAAATTACAACAATTAGACTTTGGCTGGCCCAGTTAGTAGTGCACATTTACACATGGAGAAGCATGCCTCAGGGAAGGTACTTTTAGTATCTGGCCAACAGgatgtgtattttatttcaatgtcagtttgaaaacaaaacccaatatttttcttttccttttcagttcgAAAGGACATAATTCATATCCTCTCAGATCTGGATGTTGAGGTCAAGGATGTAACAGACCATTATGATATTAGCTCTTTCCTTCAGCCACTTTCTTTGGAAGATATATTTGAGAGAACAAGCAAAGAATTTCCTGTGGTTGCTGAGATAATGGAAGGGCCTTCGGGAAACCAAAAACCTTATAACTTATTGTCTACAGGGAAAGAGATTGTCATCTACAAAAAGTACCAGACAGCAAGGGTCCTAGCCTCTGAGATGAGAAGTGATTCCTCCAAAAGACATTATTTAATCCCTATGAGCTACAAAGGAAAGTTCAAGAGAAGACCTCGGGAGTTTCCAACTGCCTATGACTTAGAGATagtgagaaatgaaaaagaacatCTTCATGTTGTAGCAACTAAAACCTTTACTTCCCCTCATAAAGagcttttttctgtttcagttggAGATCAATTTCTAGTTCAGCAATGCCAGACAAGTGAAGTTCTGTATGAGGGAAGAAAGAAACTCATAGATGTTTTAGCTTGTGAGCAAATACTAAGTGATTCATATAAAAAAGTGCTCCTCCCTATGTACATGGAAGGTGGCTTTGTGGAAGTGATTCATGACAAGAAACAGTACCACCTCTCTGAGATTTGCAAAGAATTCCATTTCCCTTTTAATGTCAAAGTGTCCGTGAGGGACCTTTCCATCGAGAAAGATGTCTTGGCTGCTGCACCTGGTCTGCAGTTAGAAGAAGAAATCACAGACTCTTACTTGCTGATCAGTAGTGCCAGCAGTCCAGTGGAGAGCTGGGAGATTCCTGTGTATCGCTTAAACATGTTGGTCCGTTTGCTCAGCAAAGATGTCCAGACAGTTGCACCGCCTGTGACTAGGACAACAGTGGAAGAAGTCAGTGAAGAGGAATACTATATGTTGAGAAGATATGAAAACCTAACCCTTCATCCACCACCCAGGCCTCCCAAAAGGCCAACAACAGCACCACCACCACATACTTTTGCAGTGCCTAAGCAATGTGTGTCTGATGTACAGGCTCCAAAGGTAAGGTATCCCATCTTGTCTTTGAATGTCTTACAGCCACAGGTCATGTTCTGTGGCTTTAAAGTCTTCATTTCACTGCTGCATCCTTATGCCAGGTACACAGATGGCTCTCAGCTCCCTGTAATGGGCAAATTAGCAATTACAGACAGGAATGGCTAAAATCTCCAGTGTGTGTTAATTGATCCATGAAAAACAACGGAGCCATGCCGACTCACAGCAGAACTCTTGGCTGTATAATTGTGCATGGATAATCCTTTACTGCAGCATTGTAAAAGTGAAGGGAGGCATTTGAAGTGCCTGTATTTAAATCTTTATTAAGGGGAAGCATATGTTTCATGATGTAAAGGTAATTTTGCTCAGCTGGAAATTGTGGAATTAAGTTCACAGAGAGACAGGTTGTATTGAAATTTTCGAATTCATTGTTTTGCACTCACCCAAGTGGGAAATAGgtttggaattaaaaaaaaacaacaaaccaacaacaaaaaaaccccaaacagttCTTTTAGAATAGAAGTTGATGTTAAAAAAGAAGTGCCCCTTCCAGGACAATTTTCTTGATGTTTAACTAAGACAATGGATTTGTTCATTAATTTTTGTGTTGGGTCTGGCTGAGGTGGAGTTGATTTTCTTCACACCAGTctgtaaagtattttttttatttttgatttaatTTGATTGGTGTGTTTTTGATTACCCATCAATCTTTTGGCTGTTTTACAGCCATGCATCCACAGCATCAAGGACTTCTTGATTTCCCAGGCTTCCCTAAGGAAGTTCATTGGGGTCAGGCAAGAGGGAGAGGACACAGATGGGGGAGCTGGCCCCAGCtaaccaaagggatattccatgaCACATAATACCATGTTCAGCAATAAAAACTGAGGGGGTGATTTGCCTAGGAAGGCAACCATAACTCAGAGACTGGTCGGACAGCAGTCTGCTTGTGGGAGGTGGTGAGGGACTGCCTTTGCATcactgttttgggttttttcccccctctttccTTCATTTATTAAGCTGTCTTTATCTGAACCCACAAGTTTTCCTACTCTTGCTCTTACTATTCTCTCGCCTGATGAGACCATCATCCTGATGTCAGGGTGGACTGAGCACCCTGTGTTGTGATTGCTATGCTTTAAATACAATGTAACTCGTTATTATATTTTGGGAGATTCAGAGGGAGTTCTTATTTTTTGTGTTGGTATGAAACCGAAGTTGAATTGTAGCCTCTGAAAGAGCAGCATTTGTGAGTACCTCTCTTTGCCTGCTGGAGGtgttccttctctctttccccagtTCCAAGACCACATGCAGGTCCAAAGCTCCACATAGAACCTGGGAAATGGTTGCAACAGTCTATGGGGGAATTGAATTAATAAGGTGGCTTCCTAATAAGGAATAGGATAAGGGTACTACCAAAAAGAGATGTGTCATTTTCTCCTGTCTTTACTACAGACATGtcttttcttctaatttttacAATGAACATTGAGCAGCTTAAATAAGACATCCTGTTGTGCAAGGAAGGATACATGAGAAGCTTGTCCATGGAGCTCACGGGCAAGCAATCATCCTGGTACTGGCCAAGGGTAAAGAACTGGGGGAAAATTCCTTAAAGCTGTGTTTATGGTCAATCTGAACCCTTGTCAGGAGGATTCAAACCTCCTGCAGTTACTGATGGCTGAAAAGCAGGTGGATGCTGACTCCTGATCAGGCTCATGCAGAAGATAACATTTTCCCAAAGTGAGAAGAGAGCGGTAAGGGTAGAGGAGGGATGAGCTGAGGTTCTTTTGCACTTTCATGAGTGAGAGCAACCTTAGACTGCAGCTGTCCAGACAAAGGAGATAATTTAAACACTGTTTCAGAAGaccctttttaattttttgaggGTTAGATGCctgttataaataaataataaactgcAGTCAGAATGCTTGGAGTTATGCATATTGTAAATCTCCTCCCCTGTGAAGGTGAAACAAGTAGAGATCCTTTATTCACTAGATTAAACATCCCGAGCTGTAAAATATTGTGTTTAAAGTCACACAGTTTGCATTATCTTTTCTATCCTGAGCACCATGAGTCCTCTGAGAAGATGTGGATGGTGGCAGTTAGGCTATGCCTTGGCTCCTGTGCAGTGTTAGGGGacattgtgttttctttttaaatgtacCAGGAATGTCTGAGGGTTCAGAAAGTCAGAAACTGTGACAAACTGATAAATAGCCATCTTTGCATATTTTGTGACTATGCATAGCCTTATTTGCATAAATAACAGATGAGTGTCCTAATGAGCTGAACTTAAGCTGACAAGGTGGCAGCCTGGGATAAGCTTTAGTGCTGCATGAGTTGCCACGCtcctcctgcaggcagctccctgcctggtgcTTGGGGAGCTCAGGCTGCTTGCTGGAGAGTGGTGAATGGTTTCCTTGCACATCAGTTGGTAAGCTCTGCTCAGTTTGGAGTTCCAGgataaaatgctgctgcagcatggaTACACAGAAGACTGAGATCTGCCTGGTTTTTGCCAATACCTGAGGATTATCTGCAAGCATGGGTCACTTTTAGCTACAGCTTGTGCTTTGATTGCCTCAGCTTGCAGCAAGGCTGTGAGGGCAGAGAGGCTCCAGCTGTCTCTTCCTGCTGTTCTCTGACCTTGGTAAGGAAACTCTGGGCCCAAGAGCAGGGCTGCATGCTTCACTGCATACTTTTGGTCATGTGAGTCGCTGGCTTGTATGAGATTGGCATCCAGCATGGACTGGAACCTCAGATGAGTGTGAGAACTGCCTCTGCTTGCATGCAAGGTGCAATGCTGCAGAGACATGGATGTCTGCACAGTTCAGCAAAGTCCAGAGAGAGCAGATGAATTCTCAAACAATACAGCTGCATTAAGTGCATAAACATCCTGCCCAGTCTCTTCACAGGGCTAATTAAGTTGGTTCAGCTTCTGCTGATACAGCTTTCACTTCCAGAACCTGGaatctctcctctcccctccacaGAATTGCATAgaccttccctttccctctcatATGAACATTTTGTTTGTGAAAGAAACATCCAGACCACATATGTTTGCAATTTTGTATTACTTGCTAATTGagtttaaaaatacaaaccCCAAGAAAATGCATGTAAactaaacaaattaaaaaaaaaaagctggtatTGAATGATGAACATAATCTTATACTTTGTAGAGCAGATATCTATCTGATATTACTAGCCTATAGCAGGTATTTATCCAATAGCCAATACCTCCACCCACAAGCACCCCCAGCTGAGGACAGGAATGACATAACAACTTGTATCCTTTGTCTCGTGGTAAAATGTACTATAAAATTCACCAGAAATCTACATTCTCTTTGCTAGAATCATTGGAATAAATTTCAGGGAGAGTTTTAACTGACATGTAGAATTAAATGGTCATTCAGCTCCTGGTTTGTGAGCTTATCTAGAAAGTGAAAATGAACCCTAGAAGTTAACGCTACTGATTCAACAATAGAGCATCTCACCTTTTTGCCAAGTGGTTCCTGGACAGAAGTTCCTATGGGAGTACTCAGTCAGGACCTCACtttctagaaataaaaattcatataAAGGGAACAACTCAGATTTATCTGTTTTTTCCACACATTAGAAACATCACTGCAAATATGACAAAACAAGTTTTCACGTGGTAACTtccttgaaaataattttctaaaattttcatttttacctgCTTGGAAACCCACGGTTTCCTTCCCTTCAAGAGGATTCAAGCAGCATAAGTTTTCTAGCTTTCTCTTTGCCTATCAGTTCAAGCAGTAAATATCCTAAACATTTAAGAAGGTTGTATTCTATGCCCCTCAGTGCTTTTGTATTAAATTGAAACAAAGGGTCCACACCAAATATTGCTAAATGGAATCAATGCATGGAAAGCCACAATTTAGCCTTGTACTCCTAAGACTATAAGGGCACTGCTTAAGGGACAAAAAGGGCATAAGGAGTAGGAGAGGTTAGCTCCATCTAATGCTGTTATCAATGGTCTGTTTAGTCATGTATCTAACCTGAGCAACAgtaaaatcagtaaaatatccACCAGCTGGATTGCTGCTAAATAGCTTCATGAACGTGGAACTGGAAAAGTCAGTCACAAGCAGTAATCTGCTCATTTCTGGCAAGAAAGCTGAGAGAATTCCAGCCAAGGAAACTGGAATTTAATAAAATAGGAGCATCAGGGCATGATAGTTAATCGTCATTTTGTGCTAAGGTCCATTATCCTTTCAAAAGTCACTACAGTGCTAAGATACCGAGAActttcttgctttcttgctttttatttcaaaattaaaatgaaagagaaattatCACTTCCATCTGGCTTTGCAGTTCTACAAACCGAACTATCGAAATCTGCCATTAGCATATTTATCACATCTGTCTTCACAGCCAAATGAAGACTTATCTGGAATTAAGTTGATAAGACATAAGCTGCATTTCTCAGCAAATTACTTTTCCTGTActgtctcctttccttcctcataagtatttcttttctgcttccagagcatttttcacatttttggcTTCATTACAGAGTAGATTTAacacaaatatttctgctgtgtAGAAAGAAACTAACCTTCCTAAACAAAAACATGCTAGAAAATGCACACTGGACAGCCAGGAAAGAATAAGCAAGAACACACTTCAGGAATTAACAGTCTTTTGGCTCtagaaatgaggaagaaaaaagaggttCATTAGTGGATGCAAAAATGTGCATATGCAAACATAAGGAGGAGGGTTTCTTTCTGACAGGTGCGGAACTGTGGTTGCTGATGCTGCACCTgtgcttcctcttcctctcttttttcctgtccCCACAAAAGAAGCTGTTTCCCACTCCCTGGAATCTCACCTTCCACCCTctctttccccctccttccccacatGCTATCTATTGTTTCTCCCTGTCATTTTCCAGTAGCTTTGTAAATAACATGTGAAGGCTGGAAGTACAGCTCTACAAATTGAGGACCACCCCATATTATCACTGTGGCAAATTTCCAAAAGTGTGTCAAAATCCTATCCCTATCACAGCCTCACCTGGTGAATCAGACCCCAATTCCTTCCAAATCCTTATGCTGCAGCTTCTCACTTCTCCAAGAACTGCGTCCACACTGTGACATGGGTTCCTTTCCCTCCTAAAACCCATCCTGTGACAGACATGCCTGATTTCCCCCAGACCCATGTGTCTGGGTGCCCCCCTGCTACACTTTTCATGTGCCCTTCACCCCACCCCTAACCTACATGATATTGGTTCCCCAGTCCCCTGTACTGCTTTCAACAGGCttgccttttcctgctcctcGCTTCTTCCCAACACGTCTCCTCTTCTTGCTCTTCTCTCATGCACGGAGCTGAAGCCAAGGTCACAGGCATAAaggagtgggagctgcaggcacatCTCAAGTTACACACAGGCTTTTGTTGCCTTCCCTAGCAGCATGCATTCCAAACCTCAGCACAGGATGGGTCTCCTGCTAGGATCCTAGGGGAAGCAGCGTGTAGGTGCTGACAAGTGTCAAGCACTTTGATTTTCTTGTTGGTTGGACAGTCCAAGATGAAGGATTTTATATTGATGTTTCTTCAGGCAATTATGTACTGCCTGTCCTTCTGGCAGGCACAGGTACAGCCACTGTATTTCAGATTGAGACTAACAGATTGATCCTTGTAGCTGTGTTTGGACCTGGGGGCCTGTGACCATTTTCTGGAAAGCCTATCCACATCCTTATACTATGCTGGGCTGAAGTCCACACATGTGCCATCTCACTTCACCTCCTGGGGTTTTCTGCAGAGGAAACCAAGCAATGCTGGCTGGAGACCAGGACTGCTGGGTGCCCTATGGACTTTGAATGAACCAACTGGAAGGGGTTAGAGGAACTGGATACCTTAAAGCCCAAGCTAATGAAGGACTGGAGTTTTCCTGATATCCTCAGtactctcttttccttttaaaaaatactgaaagctTTTAATTTCCACAGAGAATTGTCAAGTCTGCAGTAGGCACTTACTGTGGTTTGATGTTGTGTGATCTGAAATACagtggggaagatatgagtgTGCCTGCCAGAAGGACAGGCAGTACATAATTGCCTGAAGAAACAGCAGGGCAATCTGAGGTGTAAGTCTCATTGCAGAAAGGCATTAGTGATACAGGAAATGCTGATATAGTACATGGAATTAAGGAAGGTACAGATGAACATTTGGATATGCTGACTGATGAAAATGCCAACTGGTTAATAGCAAATTGCTTAATTTAGAGCTAAAAATGAATTACTTGgagaacaaagagaaaagaaatataaaaataaagaggatgcccagaaggaataaaaaaatgaacCACATGAAAATATGGAACCCTTGATAAGAAGGAAAATCCTGAACAGAGTGTGTGAGCCAAAAGCCATTGATGTCAGTAAGGAAAGAACTGGCtggcacattttttttccctgtctcaCAGAAAGCACATAACATAATAAAACACACAGCATAACAAAATCATACAATTATGTCTAATTCTGaagcaggacaaaaaaaaatgtggaagaaTAAATCTAAAATTTGAGGAACCACTGCAGCAGAATGACTCTCCAAAAATAGAATTTGGGCAGTGGGGacacagaaatgtcttttttttaaaactgggGTTCCAAGAAGCCCGACTTCCCACAAAGCTGATCTGCAGGCTGCGTTTTACTGCTTGTCCTTCTCCTCACAGCAAGAAAATTGGAAAATGAAGTTTGTGGATAGCTAGTTGTTGATGCACTAGCTGATATGGACTGTGTTTTGGACTTCTGTTGGGAAACCATgaaaaaattttccagtttAAAATGGCCAGAAGTAATCTAAAGCCCAGCAAAtttccagcagggagcacagtcCCCATACTCCTGCAAtgcccctctgcagcagtggcagtgcccaggcaggcagctccccAGGATGCCACAGAaccagctgccagggctctgggcagctcccaggctctCTGACTCCATCCCTGCTCAAACACCTTCAGGAACTTTTCCGGGCTCTGAAGGCCAGCTGGCCTGGGGTGGCCAGtgttgtggtgttgtgagggtcctcaggacaaggtgagagatgagaatttgactccaggttctcagaaggctgatttactattttatgatattatattaaaagaaattatatactaaaacaatactaaagaaagagaaagaaggcatcagaaggctagacaagaatgaatattaaaaacccatgactgaccagagtcccgacacagctgGACTGATATTGgccattaaattaaaacaattcacatgctgggtaaacaattcttcaaatcacattccaaagcagtaaaagagggagaagctgaagcttcccagcttcccaggagaagaaatgctggcggagggatttttcataaaatatcacgGTGACAGGCTGGTGTCCCTGCTAGCAACCCTTTGGACTCCTTATTTGTGGGAATGGGCCTTGGGGTGCTCTAACCACCAGATTAGGCCTGGGAACTGTGTGGAAAGAGATGGTTGGCACAGGTTGAAATGAAGCCCAGTGATGTTTTCCAGTCACTGTGTAATCAACTAGTGTTGATAGAGCCACTGCTAAAAACtatgggaaaaacaaaaaagaaaaagaaggagctTCACTAAAGTCACTTAAGTGATGTATGTGGTCAGTGTAAGGGACAGCACTGACATTGCCCATTCACACTGATTC
Coding sequences within it:
- the THEMIS gene encoding protein THEMIS isoform X3; translated protein: MASTLQKFIHSLDLRALPRVLQIQSGIYCQGLYKVVADKTPYVSIEEIARKVSIGPTRFGHPSFYSAKDIKLEHFTIKHDEQITFNSVEEVHGMTAVNCVMVRNNQSHSFTLPLSQEGEFYECEDDQIYTLKEIAEWKIPKGRNRIVKLSTTSHMWDSSSPLPENFDGCLILMPVYEVQAVMKFRKDIIHILSDLDVEVKDVTDHYDISSFLQPLSLEDIFERTSKEFPVVAEIMEGPSGNQKPYNLLSTGKEIVIYKKYQTARVLASEMRSDSSKRHYLIPMSYKGKFKRRPREFPTAYDLEIVRNEKEHLHVVATKTFTSPHKELFSVSVGDQFLVQQCQTSEVLYEGRKKLIDVLACEQILSDSYKKVLLPMYMEGGFVEVIHDKKQYHLSEICKEFHFPFNVKVSVRDLSIEKDVLAAAPGLQLEEEITDSYLLISSASSPVESWEIPVYRLNMLVRLLSKDVQTVAPPVTRTTVEEVSEEEYYMLRRYENLTLHPPPRPPKRPTTAPPPHTFAVPKQCVSDVQAPKNFYVDTTKKLCSDRDAAVLELQVSCQNDLVHCENKDMTGKAMPVETTVTKGLARNYEAEEDEEEEHDYSYIDENIIENIRKVFHGTSIRNEHTLSKGRRDI
- the THEMIS gene encoding protein THEMIS isoform X1, coding for MASTLQKFIHSLDLRALPRVLQIQSGIYCQDSVYEMFGNEFSLSTEDVIKVIGFKINKLIASVCENNEVSQFSAKVELPLNFPGLYKVVADKTPYVSIEEIARKVSIGPTRFGHPSFYSAKDIKLEHFTIKHDEQITFNSVEEVHGMTAVNCVMVRNNQSHSFTLPLSQEGEFYECEDDQIYTLKEIAEWKIPKGRNRIVKLSTTSHMWDSSSPLPENFDGCLILMPVYEVQAVMKFRKDIIHILSDLDVEVKDVTDHYDISSFLQPLSLEDIFERTSKEFPVVAEIMEGPSGNQKPYNLLSTGKEIVIYKKYQTARVLASEMRSDSSKRHYLIPMSYKGKFKRRPREFPTAYDLEIVRNEKEHLHVVATKTFTSPHKELFSVSVGDQFLVQQCQTSEVLYEGRKKLIDVLACEQILSDSYKKVLLPMYMEGGFVEVIHDKKQYHLSEICKEFHFPFNVKVSVRDLSIEKDVLAAAPGLQLEEEITDSYLLISSASSPVESWEIPVYRLNMLVRLLSKDVQTVAPPVTRTTVEEVSEEEYYMLRRYENLTLHPPPRPPKRPTTAPPPHTFAVPKQCVSDVQAPKNFYVDTTKKLCSDRDAAVLELQVSCQNDLVHCENKDMTGKAMPVETTVTKGLARNYEAEEDEEEEHDYSYIDENIIENIRKVFHGTSIRNEHTLSKGRRDI
- the THEMIS gene encoding protein THEMIS isoform X2 encodes the protein MASTLQKFIHSLDLRALPRVLQIQSGIYCQDSVYEMFGNEFSLSTEDVIKVIGFKINKLIASVCENNEVSQFSAKVELPLNFPGLYKVVADKTPYVSIEEIARKVSIGPTRFGHPSFYSAKDIKLEHFTIKHDEQITFNSVEEVHGMTAVNCVMVRNNQSHSFTLPLSQEGEFYECEDDQIYTLKEIAEWKIPKGRNRIVKLSTTSHMWDSSSPLPENFDGCLILMPVYEVQAVMKFRKDIIHILSDLDVEVKDVTDHYDISSFLQPLSLEDIFERTSKEFPVVAEIMEGPSGNQKPYNLLSTGKEIVIYKKYQTARVLASEMRSDSSKRHYLIPMSYKGKFKRRPREFPTAYDLEIVRNEKEHLHVVATKTFTSPHKELFSVSVGDQFLVQQCQTSEVLYEGRKKLIDVLACEQILSDSYKKVLLPMYMEGGFVEVIHDKKQYHLSEICKEFHFPFNVKVSVRDLSIEKDVLAAAPGLQLEEEITDSYLLISSASSPVESWEIPVYRLNMLVRLLSKDVQTVAPPVTRTTVEEVSEEEYYMLRRYENLTLHPPPRPPKRPTTAPPPHTFAVPKQCVSDVQAPKNFYVDTTKKLCSDRDAAVLELQVSCQNDLVHCENKDMTGKAMPVETTVTKGLARNYEAEEDEEEEHDYSYIDENIIENIRKVFHGTSIRNEHTLSKGRR